A single region of the Kryptolebias marmoratus isolate JLee-2015 linkage group LG10, ASM164957v2, whole genome shotgun sequence genome encodes:
- the tmem260 gene encoding transmembrane protein 260 → MFAEHRGSWILTGTVVACVTALYVPCVQRTVPGGDSGELITTACELGVAHPPGYPLFTLLARLSMCLLASLSPAHSVNLMSSLLGAAACGCLCITVCRLTGPGPGAVLAAGLFAVSRLSWQWAMVAEVFTLNNLFVGLLFFLTAGFHCAESSTQRRKIAHWGALCCGLGLCNQHTLVLYVVIIIPWVLYQLYALKELSFLGLVSLGLCFLAGFLPYIYLPISSYLNTARWSWGDQTVLSGLLTHLLRAEYGTFSLAKTEASVSLSKMLQAQLDHCLAELSPPVLVLAGIGLLLSSRDRTCSSVSRLLAAMLLLYSLFFAWRANLDISKPLLLGVVERFWLQSDAAVCVLAGLGLSRAHTELERKLGRGGLWKTTGWVFTLGLLAHMVRTNHRECDQSRNNVVEKFGRELLASVPNDSLILTRGDLPGNSLRYLHYCQGMRADIRLVDQEMMTYSWYVSKLAQHLPGVRFPSRRWDVVHSEEKKTFNLEQFLSHNAQKDVFACIGLSDGDPSWERSFSRWPFGVCDYLVPVQKQFHPEEWAQRTQNIYNWTEPHNSFPPASWERVANEEMWQARMKTAFFLFDLAERMQAEGKARLYELSYTLYKEIVRAHSDYPPNWDKNLALACERLLRSGHRGYGLDVLLTCSIQHFRLYLEKDPTDPQAPAIRSAITHLLKERDRLH, encoded by the exons ATGTTTGCTGAGCACAGAGGAAGCTGGATACTGACTGGAACTGTCGTCGCCTGCGTTACGGCGCTGTATGTGCCTTGTGTGCAGAGGACTGTCCCCGGCGGAGACTCAG GAGAGCTGATCACCACTGCATGTGAGCTGGGG GTGGCTCATCCTCCAGGATATCCACTCTTCACCCTACTGGCTCGCTTGTCCATGTGTTTACTGGCCTCCCTCTCACCAGCCCACAGTGTGAACCTGATGAGCAGCCTTCTGGGAGCTGCAGCTTGTGGTTGCCTCTGCATAACTGTCTGCAG gtTAACGGGTCCTGGACCCGGTGCAGTCTTGGCTGCAGGGCTGTTTGCTGTTTCCAGGCTGAGCTGGCAGTGGGCGATGGTGGCCGAGGTCTTCACCCTCAACAACCTCTTTGTTGGTCTTCTCTTTTTCCTGACCGCCGGTTTTCACTGTGCTGAAAGCTCCacacagaggaggaag ATTGCACATTGGGGAGCGTTATGTTGTGGCTTGGGGCTGTGTAACCAGCACACCCTGGTTCTGTATGTGGTGATCATCATTCCCTGGGTCCTGTACCAACTTTATGCTCTAAAG GAGCTCTCGTTTCTCGGCCTTGTGTCTCTGGGGTTGTGTTTTCTCGCTGGTTTCCTGCCGTACATTTACCTGCCCATCTCATCCTACCTCAACACTGCCCGCTGGAGCTGGGGGGACCAGACCGTCCTGTCAGGTCTGCTGACCCACCTGCTGAGAGCCGAGTACGGCACGTTCAGTCTA gcAAAAACAGAGGCCTCTGTGAGTCTGAGCAAAATGTTACA gGCTCAGCTGGACCACTGCCTGGCAGAACTTTCTCCTCCTGTTTTGGTTCTGGCAGGAATCGGCCTTCTCCTCTCCTCGCGGGACAG GACGTGCAGCTCAGTGTCCCGGCTGTTGGCTGCCATGCTGCTGCTCTATTCTCTGTTTTTTGCTTGGAGGGCCAACCTGGACATTAGCAAACCTTTACTGCTCGGGGTG GTTGAGCGTTTCTGGCTGCAGAGCGATGCAGCGGTGTGTGTGCTGGCTGGCCTCGGCTTGAGTCGCGCACACACCGAGCTGGAGAGGAAGCTGGGACGTGGAGGGCTGTGGAAGACCACCGGCTGGGTCTTCACTTTAGGTCTTCTGGCCCATATGGTGCGCACCAATCACAG GGAGTGTGACCAGAGCAGGAACAACGTGGTGGAGAAGTTCGGCAGGGAGCTCCTGGCCTCCGTCCCTAATGACTCTCTGATCCTGACCAGAGGAGACCTGCCAGGAAACTCTCTGCGTTACTTACACTACTGCCAAGGCATGAGGGCTGATATCCGCCTGGTCGACCAAGAG ATGATGACATATTCTTGGTATGTGTCCAAGCTGGCTCAGCATCTCCCTGGGGTCCGCTTTCCCAGCCGCCGGTGGGACGTGGTCCActctgaggaaaagaaaaccttCAATCTCGAGCAATTTCTGTCCCACAACGCCCA AAAGGATGTGTTTGCCTGCATAGGGCTGTCTGATGGAGACCCAAGCTGGGAGCGTAGTTTCTCTCGTTGGCCCTTCGGCGTGTGCGACTACCTGGTTCCTGTTCAGAAGCAGTTTCACCCTGAAGAGTGGGCTCAGCGCActcaaaacatctacaactggacTGAGCCGCACAACAG TTTCCCTCCTGCATCTTGGGAGCGTGTGGCTAATGAGGAGATGTGGCAAGCCAg GATGAAGACggctttctttctgtttgaccTGGCAGAGAGGATGCAGGCAGAAGGGAAAGCTCGCCTCTATGAGCTGTCCTACACC CTTTATAAAGAGATCGTGAGGGCCCACTCAGACTACCCTCCGAACTGGGACAAGAACCTGGCTCTGGCATGTGAGCGGCTCCTCCGCTCAGGTCACCGGGGCTACGGTCTGGACGTCCTGCTGACCTGCAGCATTCAGCACTTTAGGCTCTACTTGGAGAAGGACCCCACTGACCCCCAGGCACCGGCCATCCGATCAGCCATTACTCACCTGCTCAAGGAGAGAGACAGACTCCATTAA
- the peli2 gene encoding E3 ubiquitin-protein ligase pellino homolog 2, whose amino-acid sequence MFSSSQEEHCAPSKDPVKYGELVVLGYNGSLPNGDRGRRKSRFALYKRTKANGVKPSSVHILNTPQDSKAVNSKGQHSISYTLSRHQTVVVEYSHDKDTDMFQIGRSTESPIDFVVTDTIAGGQEGEETPITQSTISRFACRIVCERNPPYTARIYAAGFDTSKNIFLGEKAAKWKNPDGHMDGLTTNGVLVMHPKGGFTEESKPGVWREISVCGDVYTLRETRSAQTPGKLVENESNILQDGSLVDLCGATLLWRTAEGLFHTPTQKHLEALRQEINAARPQCPVGLNTLAFPSMQRSRVLSSLEDKQPWVYLACGHVHGYHNWGHRSEQGPDNQRECPMCRVVGPYVPLWLGCEPAFYVDTGAPTHAFVPCGHVCSEKSVKYWSEIPLPHGTHAFHAACPFCATQLSLSQGWSKLIFQGPVD is encoded by the exons GTACAATGGCTCCCTGCCCAATGGAGATCGGGGTAGACGGAAAAGCAGATTTGCGCTATACAAGAGGACCAAAGCCAATGGTGTTAAGCCGAGCTCTGTGCACATCCTCAACACACCCCAGGATAGCAAG GCTGTGAACAGTAAAGGCCAGCACAGCATCTCCTACACGCTGTCCAGACACCAGACAGTGGTGGTGGAGTACAGCCACGATAAAGACACGGACATGTTTCAG attgGACGCTCCACTGAGAGCCCCATAGACTTTGTGGTTACCGACACAATAGCAGGAGGCCAGGAGGGAGAGGAGACCCCGATCACACAGAGCACCATCTCCCGCTTTGCCTGCCGAATCGTCTGCGAACGGAACCCGCCCTATACTGCTCGTATTTATGCAGCTGGATTTGACACCTCCAAAAACATCTTCCTCGGG GAAAAAGCTGCAAAGTGGAAAAACCCAGATGGTCACATGGACGGCCTAACAACCAACGGGGTGCTGGTAATGCACCCTAAGGGGGGGTTCACGGAGGAGTCCAAGCCCGGTGTTTGGAGAGAGATCTCTGTTTGTGGAGATGTGTATACTCTGAGGGAGACCCGCTCGGCACAGACTCCTGGAAAACTG GTGGAGAATGAGAGTAACATACTGCAGGACGGCTCCCTGGTGGATCTGTGTGGCGCCACCTTGTTGTGGCGTACGGCTGAGGGTCTTTTTCACACTCCCACCCAGAAGCACCTGGAGGCTCTGAGGCAGGAGATCAACGCTGCGCGGCCCCAGTGCCCCGTCGGTCTTAATACCCTCGCATTCCCCAGCATGCAGCGCAGTCGAGTCCTCTCGTCTCTGGAGGACAAGCAGCCTTGGGTCTACTTGGCGTGCGGCCACGTGCACGGCTACCACAACTGGGGCCACCGCTCAGAGCAGGGGCCCGACAACCAGCGGGAGTGTCCCATGTGCCGAGTAGTGGGTCCCTACGTCCCACTGTGGCTGGGCTGCGAGCCAGCTTTCTACGTGGACACGGGCGCGCCCACGCACGCCTTTGTGCCGTGCGGGCACGTGTGCTCGGAGAAGTCAGTCAAGTACTGGTCGGAGATCCCTCTTCCCCACGGCACCCACGCCTTCCACGCCGCCTGCCCCTTCTGCGCCACTCAGCTCAGCCTCTCTCAGGGCTGGTCTAAGCTCATCTTCCAGGGCCCAGTGGACTGA